A segment of the Bacteroidia bacterium genome:
CGTTACTGGGACTGAACAGCGGCCGGGAATTAAAATTCAGTCCGGATCTGTCGGTACTGCTGGTGACAGGCATTGCGAATCCGGATTCACTCTACGCTTATCTTAAAAAGAATTTCAGGCAAGTGGAACACCTGGAATTCGGCGATCATCATGATTTTGGAGAAGGTGACGTTGAGAAGATCAAGGCCGCTTTTCACCGTTTACCGGGTGCAGGAAAGGTGATCATCACAACAGAGAAGGACGCCATGCGCATGTCGGCGGCCGGTTTCAGTGCATTGCCGGTGTATTACCTTCCAATGGAAATAAGTCTTCTGGGCAGGGAGGGCGATTTCCACCAGATTATCCGGAACTATGTCCAATCGTTTAAACCAAAACCATGCTGAATAAGATCCGAAACACTGCGAAATTTCTGAACGAGAGAACAAAGTTCAGGCCAGAGGCGGGTATCATTCTGGGAACGGGACTGGGTGGGCTCGCCCGGGAAATCCAGGCTGAACATGTTATACCCTATTCTTCCATTCCCGACTTCCCGTTAAGCACGGTAGAAGGACACAGCGGTAAGCTGATTTTCGGAACTGTTGAAGGATGCAGGGTGGTGGCAATGCAGGGTCGGTTTCATTATTACGAGGGGTATTCGATGGAGCAGGTTGTTTTTCCGGTACGGGTGATGAAGATGCTCGGAATCAAGCAGCTTTATGTTTCCAATGCAAGCGGAGGCGTAAATCCGAAATTCAGAATCGGTGATCTGATGATTATTACCGATCACCTGAATCTGTTTCCGGAAAACCCGTTACGCGGTAAAAATTATCCGGAGCTGGGTCCGCGTTTCCCTGACATGAGTGAGCCCTATGATAAGGACCTTATCCATGCGGCGAAGAACATTGCAAAAAAGAATAAGATCAGGGTACAATCAGGAGTCTATGCGGGATTACCCGGACCCACACTTGAAACACCGGCGGAATATGCCTGGATGCGCAAGATCGGTGCAGACACAGTAGGGATGAGTACAGTGCCGGAGGTCATCGCGGCGCGTCACATGGACATTCCAACTTTTGCAATCTCCATTATTACTGACCTCGGCGTTCCGGGAAAGATTGTAAAGGTTACACATGAAGAGATCCAGGCAGTGGCCGAAAAAGCCGAACCGAAAATGACACTCATCCTGAAAGAGCTGATTAGTTCCGAATGAACGGGCGAAAGCAGGAACGGGCGAATGTCCTAAGGGCGTAAATTTGATAAATGAATTGTTTCTTCTTATCTTTGAAATAATAAGCTCCTTCAAGAACCTTGACCATGAGAAAAACCCTACTCCTTTCATCCCTACTCTTACTGTGTGTTATGAGTCCGGCACAGGTTTCACAGAACGTTACGTTGCTGTCTAACTGGTTCAACCCGAGCACTCCTGCAGAACCAACCTATCATATTAAATACAATGGTATATGGGGTTGGGCGGATCCTCAGGATAACAAAGAATACGCGATTATTGGTTCAAGTGAAGGAGTATATTTTATTGATGTGTCTGTTCCTACTGCTCCGGTAGTCAGGGATTATGTACCGGGCCGCAGAAATAACTGTATCTGGAGGGAAATCAAAACATATCAGAATTACTGTTATATGGTCAGTGACGATGCGGCACCCAACAGCCTTCAGATCGTTGACATGAGTTCACTTCCAGACAGTGTCACCATCATCCGCGACGATAACACCATCATTGAGCGTTCGCACACGATCTGGGTTGACGGCAATAAACTCTATTGCGGCATTCCGAAAGGACCCTCTGTAGGAGGATCATCCAAGCTTGCCGTATTTTCTCTTGCCAACCCCGGCACTCCTGTTCTTCTGCGAAAAATTGAGCAGGATCATCCTGGAGCGGATCAGTCTCATGATATGTTTGTGAGAAACGATACGGTGTATGCCAGTATGAGTTACAGCGGTCTGTTTATTTATAAGTGGACAGGAACCAATTTTCAGCAGATAAACTCACTGACTACCTATCCCAGCCAGGGATATAATCACAGCACCTCACTGACACCTGACGGCAAGACCCTCATCATGCTGGATGAAGTTCCCACCGGATTGCCGTGTAAAAGCGTGGATGTAACCAATTTGACAAACATCAGCGTACTCACCACATTCAGGTCTACCACCACAAGTACTGCCACTCCGCATAATCCATTTGTGGTAAATAATAACCGTGTGGTCATCGCTTATTACCAGGACGGAGTACAGATTTTTGACATTTCGAATCCCTCCAATCCGGTGCGCACAGGTTATTATGACACCAATCCCACCAATTGCCCGTCGTGTCCGAACCCCAACTACTCCGGTTGCTGGGGCGCCTATGTAGATCTTCCGAGCGGGATTGTTATTGCTTCAGACATGCAGAACGGCTTATTTGTTCTGGATGCCAACGGTGCACTGGTAACGGATGAGGAATCGGAAGTGATGGCAAGTCATCCTTCACTCTATCCGAATCCCGCCAGACATAAGACAACGCTTTCCGTTTCTTTAAAGAAAGATGCCGATGCGGTTGTATGTGTTACAGATCTTTATGGAAAGACCTTGCTCCATATTCAGCACCATTTCACGGCCGGAGGCAACACACTGGAGATTGACACGAAGCAATTGTCAGCCGGTATTTATTTTGTGAAAGTTTCGGGGGAAGGTTTTTCCTCTACCGGAAAACTGGTCGTCGAATAGGTTTACTTACGTAACTTGACGCTGTCACCGGGTTTGACAGATGAATTGGCATCAAACCCGTTCCATTTGTAAAGGTATTTCAATTTGATGCCGTATTTCTGAGAAATACCGTGCAATGTTTCCCCGCTTTTCACAATATGAACCTTTTGCTTCTCTGACTTTTTCTTCTTGGGCTGAATGTACACTATCTCTCCCTTTTTCAGCGCATCGTCGAGACCCCGGTCGTTATATTTGTAGATCAGGTTAGTTCCCAAATCAAACTCACCGGCGATTTTTGAATACGTATCTCCTTCTCTGGCGATCACATACTTCCGGCCGTTATTCAACTTCACTGTAAGATGCGTCTTCGATGTAACCCTGGGAACATTCTTCACCTTCTTCCCATTGTCTTTTTTCTCCACAGGAACCATGGTCATTTTATCCAAATCATTCAGATTGTGTTTCTCGATAATCTCAATGAGGCGGTAGGCATAGTTGGGATCGGTGGCATACCCGGCCGATTTCAATCCGTTCGCCCAACCCTTGTAATCAGTAATCTGCAGATCAAACAAAAATGAATACCGGGGCCTGGTTTTCAGAAAGAGTGAGTGATCGCCATAGGATTCGAGTACAGAATTGTACTTCCGGAAACATTCATTGGTTGCATCATCGTCCTGAATGAACGTTGCGCCGGTCCATTCCGCATGGCATTTGATCCCGAAATGGTTATTGGCATATACGGCAAGGGCAGAATTCCCATTCCCGCTTTCCAGCATACCCTGTGCTAGCGTGATACTGGCGGGTACGCCGTGGAGGAGCATTTCCTTTACGGCATCCTCTTTATACTTCTCTACATACTCATCCGCTGTGAGCTTATACTCTGCCGGCTGTGCAGTGATGAAGCCTGAAAACAGGACTGAAATAGCTAAGAACCAATATTTTAAGAAAAGGCGCATTGCGGCAAAATTACCGAAAAAATCATACGAACCTACAAGGGAAAAGTTACATTTTAAACAGGGCAATGTGGGGAGCCTCCGCCGCGTAGGTCCATAAGAACCGCTTACTTTTTCTTCATCACCACTTCGATGGGTACACCGCAGTAATCAAATTTTTCACGCAGCTGGTTTTCCAGAAAGCGCCGGTAAGATTCAGGAACATACTGGGGCAGGTTCGCATAGAAAGCGAAATTCGGATTCTTACCGGGCAGCTGCGTAACGAATTTGATACGTATTTCCTTTCCTTTGATGCCCGGCGGACTTGTATTTTCAATAATAGGGAGCATCACATCATTCAGTTCACGCGTAGAAATCCTGCGTGTTTTGTTCTGATAGACATGACCTGCCATTTCCAGGGCTTTTAAAATTCTTTGCCGGGTTAGTGCAGAAGTAAACACCACCGGAACATCCTTGAAGGGAGCCAGTTTTTTTCGTATTTCCTCCTCTACCTTCTTCGGGGTATTTGTATCCTTTTCCACGAGATCCCATTTGTTCACCACAATCACCACCCCTTTCCTGTTTTCCTCGATGAGGTGAAATATCGCGAGATCCTGGGCTTCCAGTCCCTGCGAAGCATCAATCAGCAGCAAGCAGACATCTGCATCTTCAATGGCACGTATAGAGCGCATGACTGAATAGAATTCAAGATCTTCTTTCACTTTCGCTTTTCTGCGGATGCCGGCCGTATCTACAAGCATAAAATCATGTCCGTAAAAATTATACCGCGTGTTAATGGAATCACGTGTAGTACCTGCGATAGGGGTAACAATGGTACGCTCCTGACCGATCAGCGCATTGAGTAAGCTTGATTTTCCCACATTGGGTCTTCCCACGATGGCGAACCGAGGCAAACCGGCTTCAGGGTCTGGTACATCCTTCTCGAGGTACTTCACCACTTCATCCATGAGTTCACCGGTGCCGGTGCCGCTCACGGCAGCAATGGGATAAACCTCCCCCAATCCGAGCGCATAGAACTCTGCCGATTCGTTAATTCGCTTGGTGTTGTCTGTTTTATTGGCCGTTAGCAGCACTTTTTTTCCGCTTCGGCGCAGCAACTCGGCAATTTCCTCATCCAAGGGTGTGATACCTTCCTCCGCATCTACAACAAATAAAATCAACCGTGCCTCATCCACTCCCAGTTTTACCTGTTTCCGGATTTCCGCTTCAAAGATATCTTCCGATCCGTGAACATATCCTCCGGTATCTATTACTGAGTATTCAAAACCGTTCCAGTCGCCCTTCCCATAGTGCCGGTCGCGGGTAACGCCTGCCACCGAATCAACAATGGCCTTTCGCTGACCTACCAGCCGGTTAAAGAGCGTGCTCTTGCCAACATTAGGTCTTCCCACAATTGCAATAATGTTACTCATCTGTTTCTCTCTGAGGACGAATGTACAAATAGTTAATAGCCATACCGCTTCAATTTTCCCGGCTGGTTCCTCCAGTCTTTATCCACCTTTACAAAAAGTTCAAGAAAAACTTTTTTGCCGAGGAATTCTTCCATATCCAGGCGCGCCTCCGTGCCTATTTTCTTCAGCATACTGCCGTTCTTGCCGATGAGAATAGACCGCTGGGTATCTCGCTCTACAAAAATGGTGGCATGAATGCGGTCCAGCCTGCCTTCCTCTTTGTAGGAATCGATCACCACTTCACTTGCATAGGGAATCTCCTTTTCTGTGTATAGGAAGATTTTTTCCCGGATCATCTCGGCCACAAAAAAACGGGTAGTCCGGGTAGTCAGCGTATCGGTATCATAATAAGGCGGATGCACCGGGAGATACTTCATTACCAGATCAAACACCTTCTCCACATTCCTGGATTTCAGTGCAGATACCGGAACAACTTCTGCCTGCGGAAACTTTTTTTGCCATTGGGATGCGAGGGTGAGTAACTGCTCAGTTCTGATAAGGTCCGACTTATTCAAGGCGATAATCAGCGGTACATTTGCCGCTGAGATTCGTTCAAGCACAGCATCCGGCACTATGCGATCATCCTTCACATCCACAACCAGGACAAAGATATCCGCGTCGTTGATCGCCTCCCGGATCGTTTCATTCATGGACTCATGAAGCTTGTATGCCGGATCCACAAATCCGGGAGTGTCGGAGTACACAACCTGGAAGTCCTTCCCGCTCATAATTCCCATGATCCGGTGCCTGGTAGTCTGAGCCTTATAGGTAATAATAGAAAGTTTTTCCCCGATCAACGCATTCATAAGCGTAGACTTTCCTGCATTCGGATTTCCAAGCAGATTAACAAATCCTGAGCGAAAGTTATTGTTGGTGTCGGAAAGTGGCATATGTCAGTGTACCGGTTCATTTAAAAAACGCATCGCACTATGGAAGAACGCTTCCGGCTGTTCAGCATGGATCCAGTGCCCTGAATTACTAATTGTTTCCAGGCGGGCGTTCGGGAACAGCCGGAGTGCATCCCGGAAATCCTCGTCACGAACATAAGAACTACGGTCTCCTCTCAGGAAAAGAACCCGATTATTTACCGGCGGTCCGGCAATGGCCACTGTAACCGCTGCGTAGTGCCGGGCGATCACCGGAAGGTTGAATCGCCAGGCGAAAACTCCGGCTTCACTCCGGTAGATATTTTTAAGCAGGAACTGAGCCACCCCGGCGTCCGGAACAGCGCCCAACATATACGTTTCCGCTTCTTTCCTGGAATCAAAGGAGCTCAGCGGTGCATTCAGCAATACATTCAGAACATCATCATGCTGCCGGGGGTACGCTTTAGGAGCGATATCACAGATAATCATTTTCTCTACCAATCCCGGATGAAGGAGACACAGCTGCATGGCCGCTTTTCCTCCCATTGAATGGCCGATGAGATGCACGCTTTCAAGGTCATTGTCTATAATCAGCTGTGCTACATCTTCCGCCATCATCCGGTAATCCCATTCCTCACTCTGCGGAGAGAGACCGTGGTTCCTGAGGTCTGCGGGCAATGCCGTGAAGCCGCTCTCTCCTATTCGCCTGGCTATAGAGTTCCAGTTATCACTCTGTCCGAACAGTCCATGCAGGATAATCACAGCCGGGCCTTCCCCGTATTTGCGGAAGTATAATTTCATCGTAGTTGTGCCAGGTAAAGTTGAATGGTATTTTCGAATCCCAGATAGAGGGCATCGGATACAAGGGCATGCCCTATGGATACCTCCAGCAAGCCGGGAACATGGCGGCAAAAAAACGAAAGATTATTCATATCCAGGTCGTGCCCCGCGTTTATTCCCAGTCCGAGCTCCAGGGCTTTTCGGGCCGCGCTGACAAACGGGTCCACCGCTTTTGCGGGATCCTGTGCGAATTCGCGGGCGTAGGATTCCGTATAAAGTTCGATTCTGTCCGTTCCCGTTTCCGCGGCACCTGTTATCATAACCGGATCCGCGTTCACAAAAATGGAGGTACGGATACCCTCCTTACGAAAAACAGAAATAATATTTCTCAGGTAATCACGGTAGCGAAGTGTATCCCAACCGTGGTCAGAGGTAAGCTGCCCTTGTTCATCAGGAACCAGGGTTACCTGCTGTGGTTTCACGCCGAGAACCAGATCAACAAATTTCTGTTCACCCGGGTTGCCTTCAATATTGAATTCTGTTTTTATCAGCGGGCGTATCGCCCGCACATCCGAATAACGTATGTGACGTTCATCCGGACGCGGGTGCACGGTTACACCCTGCGCCCCAAAACGCTCAGCGTCCTGTGCAGCTTTCACCACATCAGGAATAGCACCACCCCGGGAATTTCGCAGCGTGGCAAACTTGTTGATATTAACACTTAACCGGATCACGGGAAGAGACAAAATTCGGTAAAATTCGTAACTTTGAAGGTATATGATTGCCAGAGAACTGATCAGTGACGAAGTGCCGCCGCTAAAGACCACGGACACAGGTACCCGCGCGCTGAAATGGATGGAAGAATTCAGAGTACATCACCTCCCGGTGATCCGGGGGAAGGAGTTTCTCGGTATCATTTCAGACACGGATCTTCTGGACCTGCATTCTGCCAAGCAAACGCTTGCCAACCTGAAGGTCAATCTTTCCCAGGCGCATGTGTTTGAGCACCAGCACGTATTCGAAGTACTCAAGATCATTTCAGCCCTTCATCTTACCGTTATACCCGTGCTGGACGAACACCGGCAGTTCAAGGGAGTGATCACGGCCAGGCGACTCATGCAGATCATTGCCGATATGCCTTTTGTGAACGAACCCGGTGCCATTCTTATGCTGGAAATGAATGATCACGATTATTCCATGGCACATATCGCCCAGATCATAGAGGGTAACGATGCCAAGATCCTCAGCGCCTATATTACGGCACGCTACAGTGAAGGTAAGATTGAAGTTACCCTGAAAGTGAACAAGGAAGATCTTTCCGGGATCCTGCAGACTTTCCACAGATACAACTATACGGTAAAAGCCTCTTTCCACCAGAGTGAACATGATGAGGACATGAGACGTCGTTTTGACGCTTTCATGAACTATCTTAACGTCTGACCAATGCTTTGGAGCGGTTGGTTCGGGATGATCTTCCTTCAGCAAGTACTTTTTCTGCCCTTCAGCGGCCACGAATTGAATGAGGTGACCGTTCCGGCACCGGACGAAAACATGCTGAAGAAAGAGATCGTGATTCACGCTATCCGTATCACCGGCAACAAAGTGACGCGAAAGAACATCATTCTTCGGGAAGTTACGATCGGACCGGGCGATTCGCTCTGCCATTTTGAGCTCGAGCAGCGCATGCGCACGATCCGTCTGAAT
Coding sequences within it:
- a CDS encoding glucosaminidase domain-containing protein, whose translation is MRLFLKYWFLAISVLFSGFITAQPAEYKLTADEYVEKYKEDAVKEMLLHGVPASITLAQGMLESGNGNSALAVYANNHFGIKCHAEWTGATFIQDDDATNECFRKYNSVLESYGDHSLFLKTRPRYSFLFDLQITDYKGWANGLKSAGYATDPNYAYRLIEIIEKHNLNDLDKMTMVPVEKKDNGKKVKNVPRVTSKTHLTVKLNNGRKYVIAREGDTYSKIAGEFDLGTNLIYKYNDRGLDDALKKGEIVYIQPKKKKSEKQKVHIVKSGETLHGISQKYGIKLKYLYKWNGFDANSSVKPGDSVKLRK
- a CDS encoding purine-nucleoside phosphorylase, which codes for MLNKIRNTAKFLNERTKFRPEAGIILGTGLGGLAREIQAEHVIPYSSIPDFPLSTVEGHSGKLIFGTVEGCRVVAMQGRFHYYEGYSMEQVVFPVRVMKMLGIKQLYVSNASGGVNPKFRIGDLMIITDHLNLFPENPLRGKNYPELGPRFPDMSEPYDKDLIHAAKNIAKKNKIRVQSGVYAGLPGPTLETPAEYAWMRKIGADTVGMSTVPEVIAARHMDIPTFAISIITDLGVPGKIVKVTHEEIQAVAEKAEPKMTLILKELISSE
- a CDS encoding alpha/beta fold hydrolase, which translates into the protein MKLYFRKYGEGPAVIILHGLFGQSDNWNSIARRIGESGFTALPADLRNHGLSPQSEEWDYRMMAEDVAQLIIDNDLESVHLIGHSMGGKAAMQLCLLHPGLVEKMIICDIAPKAYPRQHDDVLNVLLNAPLSSFDSRKEAETYMLGAVPDAGVAQFLLKNIYRSEAGVFAWRFNLPVIARHYAAVTVAIAGPPVNNRVLFLRGDRSSYVRDEDFRDALRLFPNARLETISNSGHWIHAEQPEAFFHSAMRFLNEPVH
- a CDS encoding pyridoxine 5'-phosphate synthase, with translation MIRLSVNINKFATLRNSRGGAIPDVVKAAQDAERFGAQGVTVHPRPDERHIRYSDVRAIRPLIKTEFNIEGNPGEQKFVDLVLGVKPQQVTLVPDEQGQLTSDHGWDTLRYRDYLRNIISVFRKEGIRTSIFVNADPVMITGAAETGTDRIELYTESYAREFAQDPAKAVDPFVSAARKALELGLGINAGHDLDMNNLSFFCRHVPGLLEVSIGHALVSDALYLGFENTIQLYLAQLR
- the era gene encoding GTPase Era; translation: MPLSDTNNNFRSGFVNLLGNPNAGKSTLMNALIGEKLSIITYKAQTTRHRIMGIMSGKDFQVVYSDTPGFVDPAYKLHESMNETIREAINDADIFVLVVDVKDDRIVPDAVLERISAANVPLIIALNKSDLIRTEQLLTLASQWQKKFPQAEVVPVSALKSRNVEKVFDLVMKYLPVHPPYYDTDTLTTRTTRFFVAEMIREKIFLYTEKEIPYASEVVIDSYKEEGRLDRIHATIFVERDTQRSILIGKNGSMLKKIGTEARLDMEEFLGKKVFLELFVKVDKDWRNQPGKLKRYGY
- a CDS encoding CBS domain-containing protein, translated to MIARELISDEVPPLKTTDTGTRALKWMEEFRVHHLPVIRGKEFLGIISDTDLLDLHSAKQTLANLKVNLSQAHVFEHQHVFEVLKIISALHLTVIPVLDEHRQFKGVITARRLMQIIADMPFVNEPGAILMLEMNDHDYSMAHIAQIIEGNDAKILSAYITARYSEGKIEVTLKVNKEDLSGILQTFHRYNYTVKASFHQSEHDEDMRRRFDAFMNYLNV
- the der gene encoding ribosome biogenesis GTPase Der, which codes for MSNIIAIVGRPNVGKSTLFNRLVGQRKAIVDSVAGVTRDRHYGKGDWNGFEYSVIDTGGYVHGSEDIFEAEIRKQVKLGVDEARLILFVVDAEEGITPLDEEIAELLRRSGKKVLLTANKTDNTKRINESAEFYALGLGEVYPIAAVSGTGTGELMDEVVKYLEKDVPDPEAGLPRFAIVGRPNVGKSSLLNALIGQERTIVTPIAGTTRDSINTRYNFYGHDFMLVDTAGIRRKAKVKEDLEFYSVMRSIRAIEDADVCLLLIDASQGLEAQDLAIFHLIEENRKGVVIVVNKWDLVEKDTNTPKKVEEEIRKKLAPFKDVPVVFTSALTRQRILKALEMAGHVYQNKTRRISTRELNDVMLPIIENTSPPGIKGKEIRIKFVTQLPGKNPNFAFYANLPQYVPESYRRFLENQLREKFDYCGVPIEVVMKKK
- a CDS encoding choice-of-anchor B family protein; the encoded protein is MRKTLLLSSLLLLCVMSPAQVSQNVTLLSNWFNPSTPAEPTYHIKYNGIWGWADPQDNKEYAIIGSSEGVYFIDVSVPTAPVVRDYVPGRRNNCIWREIKTYQNYCYMVSDDAAPNSLQIVDMSSLPDSVTIIRDDNTIIERSHTIWVDGNKLYCGIPKGPSVGGSSKLAVFSLANPGTPVLLRKIEQDHPGADQSHDMFVRNDTVYASMSYSGLFIYKWTGTNFQQINSLTTYPSQGYNHSTSLTPDGKTLIMLDEVPTGLPCKSVDVTNLTNISVLTTFRSTTTSTATPHNPFVVNNNRVVIAYYQDGVQIFDISNPSNPVRTGYYDTNPTNCPSCPNPNYSGCWGAYVDLPSGIVIASDMQNGLFVLDANGALVTDEESEVMASHPSLYPNPARHKTTLSVSLKKDADAVVCVTDLYGKTLLHIQHHFTAGGNTLEIDTKQLSAGIYFVKVSGEGFSSTGKLVVE